TTGGTAAAGATATCAGCAGCACaccatctatatatatatatatatatatatatatatatatatatatatatatatatatatatacacgtatatgtgtatgtgtgttatacagtatatgcataaaataatatatacacctatacacacacacacacacacacacacatttttatagagagagagagagagagagagatattatATGTAATGAAAAGACATAAGTCATCCAGCTGACATCCTGCCACATCCTTTGTCATCATAATTGTCACAATTATAAtctaaatatatacatacacacgcgCACAAGTAGGCCACGTTTTATGGTAAGAAAAGTGACTAGAGTAGACCTTTAGCAGAACCTTGGTTAATGGGAGGTGCCATTGTCACAGCAGGGACTTGCCTCCCGGGTCACATTATGTGCCTGCCCACATGTGGCTCTGTGCTGTGCTCCAGCTAATAGTCGTTGGAAATATTCAGcgtgaaaaaaagaacaagaaactACAGCCTCAAGTTACTAATTATGGCTATCTCTCCTTTTTTCTCCTCACACTGCGTTCACATTGTCCCCCGCgccgcggggaaagtcccgagctgtgggactttctcctccaaaaccataatgtgaacgctcgctgggacttgtcccctcgtccccgcgaatcaagtcgggtacggggacaagatttggaggggagagtgaccttggggcgaaattgatagcgtccagctgtggtcatcaaatgtgcgcatgcgctatgcctggcaGAGCTCGCCCCAAGCCCTaattgcccccacagctcggggacagatgagataccaatgtgaacggtcagtcgtaaaaaagataagatctcttgagGCTGTCCCCGCGGCGCGGGggacaatgtgaacgcggggtcaTACTCCTCCTCCTTCCTGGGATGACCTTCTACAGTCACCGCCTTAGTGCAATTAGAAAGCCTGAATGAGGGACAAGCCACCTGTGGTAGAATAATCAGGCTCATTATGGTACATTGACAGTACGTCTGTCGGATGTTTGATCAGGGGGTTAGCCTCATTACCACCCTTCCCCATTGTCCTATTCTCCCCCTGGCCTTCATCTCCCCCCACACACCTATTAATGTTGCATGACATCATGATCCGCTTCAAGTCTCTTATATccccccgtccccccccccctcccccccccccccccccaatcactAAAGAAGGTTCAAGAATACAATTATTCATTCAGGTCATATCAATCGCAAGGATATATTTATATGAAATACGATAGCTATGCAGAGATCTGATAAAGACATGTCCCGAGAAGTTACACATATACAGGTTAACTTGTGTTGGGATGCCCTTGTACAATAACATAatacaattgatacaaaatacaTCCTGAAGCATTCGTGTGTAGGCATGATATGACATTGTATTTTGGAACATTGTACTCAGTGCTATCTAAAGCCCACCGTACACTTGATACGGTATcgtgattggctgaaagcccACGACCGGTCATGAAAATTCGGCATgaaatctctacgactggcaCCAAGACCAAGTCGCACGACTGGAAACTGGCAAGGgtggtgacgtcacacttcCGGTCGTACGACGGGTAAATCGTGGCAAAGTCGTATAGTATGCGATGGCCAATTAACTCTTTCCCCACCGGTCTATAAAGCAGAATCTAATCTCAGATAAAAACTGATTTTGACTAAAATTGGTAAAAATCAAAGCAGGAGATAAGGCAATGGATTAAAATTAAACGGTATTTAGGAAAGTTTAAATGGTTTGGGAGTGTGAGATCTAGCGTGGTGTCTTCAAAGGGGTTGCCTAGGTGGCATATGGCCACCAAGTCTTTTAGTGATCATATTGATCATAGGGGGCAATCTCGGGGCGACATATAAACAAAAAGTAGCTTCGATGGGAGATTTCAGGTGAGCTGAATCAAGGGTTTGCGAAATTCAGTTATTCTAACACGATCATAATTGATAGTGACTTGCTCTTGTAGACATTGTTTTAGTATAATGCTCCAATGACGTTTGTGTCAATTTTAGACTGTGAGAAGTCTTTACCCGCTAGGCAGCGGAAGGGCAGTATTGCTACTAATACAATGCGAAAGAGCAAACGACCTTCTTTTTATCGTTTAGAAAGTTTCACGGAGTAGTAACACGTTTGTCTTTGATGAATGTTGGGTAGGACACTGTATCAAAACAGTCCGGAAGTAATGTGGAAACTTGTTATTTTGTTCCTTGATATCACTATAGTGTCACATGTGTAGGAGAGGATAATGCTGATATATATAGTGTGTCATGGTCCTGAGTAAGTCAGTATAGCTCcccatacaattgtatgtgtgaAAAGATGCTGAGAGGTTTTCACACTATTGATGCAAtaattttgttgtgtgtgtgtgtgtgtgcgtgagtgcgtgcgtgtgtgtgtgtgtgtgtgtgtgtgtgtgtgtaatatataGGAAGTATGGGATACTTGAGAACGAGATGACATTCTTAGGATCGAAATTATGTGTAGATTAGttttttgcatgatttgtatattttgcaattaataaaaaaaaaataaccaatgGACTAGATGGATGTTATATTCTCATTAATGTCAATGCGTTACGTTTTGGCATCACTCATCTACCACGATCATAatatcacacaaacacatttaaGTTATTGGCGTACAAAATTGTGATGTATTCTCTATTCCATCTTATACGTCATCATAAAAACAGATCCACTGTCATTACGCTGTCGGCATTAGCTTGCGTATAAATCGTGCTCAGCAATACAACTCACCAAACAATGTGTTTGGGTATACAATCATTTCTCGAATGTAAAACATAGGAGCGGAAGATACATACATGCACTACAGTTTTACACTAAGGTCGTCTACCCAGCGGTATTCATCACGTGAACACTATCAAGAAGGCCTTATCCACCAATTTGGAAAGGTTcatgtcaaaatgaaaataacaggATAAAGAAATACGGAGTGAgaaaatagatggatagatagatagatagatagatagatagatagatagatagatagatagatagatagatagataaatagatagataggaagaggacagagagagagatacagaaaaaaaaaatggtctatGCAAAGATTCAACAGACCTGTCACAATGTTGTCACGACACAataaaacaatcaatcaatcaaactgGCAATGAGACGGCCTCATTTGCTATAAACTTCTTCTGCTGTAACCATGATATCTGCCAAATTCATGTCCATGGGAACAACTATCAGACTTTACAGTGAAACTAACTCCCTTGCATCTCGGAGAGTGAAACATGGTACAGTGTATTGAACCATAATTATGTCCAGGCTGTCTGCCGACTTCAGCATATTGTACTAGCAATTCAGAAGGCTGGGGTATACGCCTTAGGTGTTACAGCGCCCTCATCCAGTACTATGTTGAGTTTCGCCTGTCCAAGCCATACAGCATCATTGGTCCTAGGGAGACGATGAATGACTaccaaaaataaatgaataaatagataagagCAGGTCTCTAAGTGAATACCAGTAAAACAGTCTTTATAGATTGATGTAGACAGTACTTCCGAATTGCTTGCTAAGTATGACAAACATATCTGAAGAGTAGGTGTGATAAGTAAAGAGTAAAAATTAACATTCACTTGTACATATTTTTCTTCGAACATCGTTGCAGCTGTAGCTCCTACAGTCGAAGATTTCTTCTGGTCGTAATGCtactttaaaaatatatttctgaAGCTATTAATTTGCTTGTATACACATTATTTATCAATGAACACTACACGTTCGCTGCCTACTTTACAAGCGCAAAATTTTGTTAATCAAGAATTCCAATACAAAGGCACTGTGCGGAAAAAAAGATGGAATGTGAGAAGTGTCATATAAGTTTCTTAATTTTTGTTCTATAACAGGCATGCATTGAGATATCCTTTGAGGAGTTACAGTGGATACATCGCCATGCCTGCACAATCGGTGTAGTGGCACGATCACctttatgttttcatttatgAGTACAATAATTCAGAATCTTTATACAGAATGTTTCCTATTCGAAAAAGTAGTAGGTCTCCATGATATTTAAAACTGTTGCTATAAAGGTCTGAATTCCTAGGACGAAGACCTCTATTCCTTTAGGTCGTCATTCAGGTCTTGCCCTTTCTTCGGTGGTTTACAAGAAGATTTTGGGCCATCGCCACTTTGGTTAGATGGGCGATTCACCGACAAGTACTTTGCTGTGGTTGGACTGATGACAATGTCACACTAACCTTATCATACAGACCATTTTAAGACGGCTCAAAAACAAATCTATTATAAGCTGTCAGTGGCGTCTTTAGAGAAGCAGAAATTTGGTCACATCGCAAGACTGTGTGCAAAGCAGTTGTTCTCTCTCCATTAGCTACCGTGATAAACCTCACATTCTGTGGGCAATGTCCAATATCAGGTAAGAATCAATATGCCAAATTATCCTTTTGGACAAGTTATGCAAAGATAACTGCCATTAAGCAACCTTTCAGTAAGTAGGTCTTCGGTAATAACTGGTCAAAACGCGCTATATAGCGTCCGTGTGTCGTGTAAATCTGCAGGTAGCCGGCACTCGCCCGATGTGCAGTATACCTTGTCGTGAGAAATCTCGCGAACTTTTGTAGGTCACGCCATTGTTCACGAGACTCAAGGCAGTTAAATACCACGAAAAGATCAcgaaattgattttcatcagttctggtatttttttttcttcaccagTACTGTCACTTTTTAATTCCTATTAGTTGAAGGGTTATCTTCCTTCCTCCTGTTCTTTGTCATTATTAGTGCTCAAAGATTCATTTCATAACTGCAACAATACCCGGTGGTATCTGGTAAACACAATACCACAGAAAAATCAAAACCATATACGGTCGTTATATTTCAAACTCCTTTGTAGTTTAGCGCACAAGGAAACAGAGGAACGATGCCAATATAACATTACTATCAACTGCTTTCATTCTTAGTATTCAAATCAATCcgtaagagagaaaaaaaagaaaaacaaaaggactGCTTGCAGCGAATTTTGCttacatatttgttttgttcacatctttgttttgttttgattatgtaatCATTACGTAAATCTGTCGTAAATTGTAATTTCGATTTAAATCAAACTGTAAGTCATACTGGAATATACTTCTTAGTAAGTTGTACACATCAGATAGACGTATAACGAATATTATAATAACGAGATGGTGATAGTTTACGATTGCATGATTATATGTTTGAAAGTCATGTCTGTCAAATGCTTTGTCGTTGTATGGTTGTAGGAGAAAAAATTTGAGAAGGGGTTatatttgatatgtttgatgCAAAATTGTACAAGCAGTTGGAAATGCAATATTGCGAGTGCAGTTGTTATTCTTTAGTAAGAACCTCTCTTCACCTTTGTTACAGTCGTCCGAGAAATTACTGTCCTGgatttaaaaagaataaaacaaatagattaaaaaaaaaatagccgtTTGCGTTCGTGTTCAGTGAGACCATTAAGCAGCtacaaatgcatgcaaaaaaaaaaaaagcacaaaagtCCATGGCATGACATGGATTATTAAGGCCAACTTTGCACATTCCACAAGTTTGGTCCTTGTATGGAGTCTACTAGATACAATAATATAAAATTCTTTCTCTTATAATACAACATACACATTGTGCATCGTAAATAGGAATGAATGCTGTTAAACAACAACAGAGGGCATACAGGTCATACACCGTTAGTGTCTCATTCGCTCCTTTTCTGTCAATGTTCAACATTGCCTCCATAAGCTGATgatgatatacaaaaaataagGCAAGTAGATTCGACATTCACCTCTTTTCAATGGGAGCATTTGCGGCGTGGGTTTAGCTCATAAGAATACAGAGTACCAACAGGTATGAATCAGAGTACGAGCACGATGATGACATCCCTGCGGAGACCATGGTTAGCCATCTTGTCTATATGTACTTGCAAAATATCACACCTGCATTGTTCACTATGAATGCTGAAACTCTTATTCATGTCGTTGATTTCCTACCAAACGTCAGTCGATCATCTTGCAGTCACAGGATGACTTGAGTCATTCCGCCAATGATTATGTATGGCATTCGTCGTTTTTACGCTCAGGAAGGCATTTCTGGCAGTGGCTTTCCGTGTATTTGATACATAGCGTACGTCACTTGACAACATTAAATGGTCACTATCGAAGGTTTTAAACGTATGCGCGCGTATGCCAGTTTGGCTATCGGTCAGTCGGTAATGTCACACGAGACATCGTCATACAATGACACCAAGTACAACTTGTAACCGCTAACATGGAGGCACCAACCGCATCAACCACATCATCGCATGCAAGGCGGTAAAAACAGTCATTCTGCGATCTCATTATCTGACAAGTCGCTCATAACCGCATGGTCAAACTTTCTGTTCATCAGCCCCATGGGTGTGACGAAGCTGGTAGAGCGTTCACGCGGCCGCGGTGGGCAATTGTCCAGGTCCATTTTGGGGAcactattcttttttcttaatgAGAATTTCTGCGTAGTCGATGATGTCCGCTTCCGAACACGGTACTCGCTCATGAGTTTCTCGAACGCGTTGTAGACCTCCTCAAACGACTCCCGTACAGACACTTCGAGGAAAGCACAGCCGAGGCTTCTGGCAAGCTCCTCACCCTCGTCGGTCTCGACGATGCGGTCGTACTCCAGATCGCGCTTGTTGCCAACGATGAGGATAGCGGGATCGTGTGATCGCTTCGACGTCGCTCTGGCACAGAGAAACTTAAGACGCATGACCTCGTCAAAGCTGCAGCGATCGGCTATGGAGTAGACAATGATGAAGGCATCAGCCCATCTCATCTTCTCCTCCGTCTTGTCCTCCTGGAGAGGAAAACGagcagagaaaagagaaatgaaacataCGGCATCAAGATGAAAGCACTCTTTCATATCATGCTGCAGATTTGTGTTTTCACCATTACTGTTGGGAACATCAGAACCCGATCACAAGCCAGTGGTGCAATCCACCAGAAGATGTTGTATACATACTGACAGCTAAACTACATATTACAGTCTTCTAATTTGAAGAGACGACGTTGCGTTCATACACCTTCGTCTTCATTTCTGAGTTATATGCTCTGCCACTGGGgttaaattgaaaataatgtttATTCCTGTGGTGATAATTACACAACACTTTTCCAGTCTATGCGTCACACGTATGGCTCGTTTTCTCTCTGCAGTCATAGTTACCTGGCCAGCTGTATCTAGGATTTCGAAGTCAACTGGAGCTGTCTCTTCGGGAAAGAAGGCTCGATGCCGGTAGATCATTTCTGCAAATCAAACACGAGAACAAAATCACATGAacatgtcatttttgttttaaaaaacgAAAGTAATGTAGGCATATGTAGACAGAGGACCGGAAGACAATAAAAGATTTTACATAGAGATTGCGAGTACCTGTgtaaactgttgtttctgacaACGAGGAGAGAAAATGAATGTCCAACTGATGGCCTCCTCATTCTAACAAGACTTAAAGTTATTCTCTTCTCAAACAAGTTACGGAAGTAAATACTTTGAAAGTCCACTACAACGAGAACCACAGTTACCCATTATAACGAATTCACTTCCCGCAGGTATCAACGAAGGGGAATGTCATTATTTTCGTCAAACAAAGTGTCGGTTCAAAATTGAAAGTGAATAACTTcaaatgttcatttttcttcttatctCAAAGACCGGAAGAAAGGCAAGGAGGATCTATCGCCATTATACCCCACCCACCCCCGCcccaaacaaaaagagaaaataaagaagaaagaacagCTTTATATCCTGGTTTGTACAATCATAAGTGATGGAAGGACAAGCCACGATGATCCTAATCAGATTTAAGACTTACGATCATCGACAAACCCACTTACGGCCTCACGCATGGGCCTCCGATATCAAGTAGCATAACGGTTGCATAATCAAGGGTCCTCCAAAGTCATTACCCGTGCCCAGGGGAATACAAAGGGGCATTTTCTGAACTTGGGAATCGTGAAGGAGGATTGACACATTGCAGCCTGCTAAAGGCCCCGTGTGATTGCTCCCTTGAAACCCTTGAAATAAGGTAGTCATGTTCAATACACGTGAAACATTACGAAATGCAAAGACCTTATCTTTACAACATGGAATTAGCGAAGGTTTTGGCCATGGAAGAGGATGGATATATAAAACCTTACGAAGATGAATAAGAAACTGTTTGAACTGTAAACATAGCACGGATGGTTATCTTCGAGAAGAAAGACTGGATGTGTCTATGCTTTTATCTCACAGCAGCTTGTTCGAGGACACTGTCTTGTATAGGGAAGTGAGTTCACGTAAGAGTATTATGGATAGCCCCGAGAACTTTGCACAGGTGAAAATACAAACACTAGACAATGGCGATAATGACAATCAACGTAACATCCAGAGACAATGCAGTCTACAATTGTTAATCAGCTATGTGAAATAAACTATGTCTTTCGGTCCCGTGGGCAACATGTTTCTGTACATTGTCGAGAGGACCCTAGAAAGGTGGTACCGTGGAGGGATAAAGTGTTAGTAAAGATGAAGGACTCACCTAGGGTGGGGTCGTACTCCCAAATAAACCTCCTCGTGACGAACCTCACAGTGAATGCTGGAAAGAGAAGATAACGGAAACAGTAAGATGCGTGAAATTGCGCAAAgtaatcatcataattatcataatgaatGCTAGGCGATTTCATCGCACCTTACCGTTGTCGACTGCCGCAGAATGATTgataaaataaaacattgatCAGTGAAGTAACTTACATATTATATTATGACCGCCGAGggatatcaaatcaaattggTGAAGGCACATtatcagagagagagacaaataaaggagggaggtggggagagaaagggagggtTAGAGTTAGACAGACAGACGAATAGACGGAGGTTAAAATAATGTTCAATGTATACAACGAGACGGTAACATTATCATATGATTTGTagggttgttggttttttgttgttgttgttgttgttgttgtttttttttttttttttgggggggggggggaaatgagAAACTTGCGCATATTTACATAACTGCAGTCTTTAGTTCTCTTCCACAAAATGAATAAGATCATGATCGCTCGAATGATGATCGGTCGTGAGACTGTAAACACCTTTTTCAAATTCACAATATGCAGCAGAATTCTAAGatgtataatatacatcaaaacgcgtatccgggcaattacccccggccaATTTCTGGTcggtggtaaggttagagtaaagattagggttagggttaggtttagggttaggagtttagtttagggttagggttaggttcaggattagaaCTAGgtttagggccaggggaagggtgcggggtaattgcccagggggtaattgccctagacccgaagcggaaagatgaaaatgtgaaaagacAATGCGAACAGAAAGGTTACTTTTTGtctaaatgtaaagaaaatatcatgATATCAAGGCAAAGAACAGAGACATTAGGCCGGTTTCggatagctttttttttcaacccgaCTAGAAAATAGGTcgtattacaatgtatatgtatttatttttgcaaatgaaatgaaatgaaaataagcaGGAAACGATATAGATTGAGATAAAGGGAGGAAGACAAAAAAGTAGGgagaaagaatagagaaaagataaaaggtaggaggaggtgggaagaggaggagcaggaggaggggcaggagagaaaaagcaagagaggAAGGGAAAAACTTTAGAGACAGGCTCTGTATGATACATCACCCTCTGACAGTCCCCTGGTAATTTTATCTGATATCATACCACCAGCTGGCATGCAATTGTCTACATCATTTCATATGCCAACGAAGTTGGCCCTTGGATTATCCAGGGGTTACTGTTGAACCAATACGGAATTTCATCAATAGTATCACGTCCATGAACGTTGATATATGTCAACCGAAATCCAAGTCTCGTTGCTAGGGAGCAAAACATCATCCAAGAACAGAAAAAGTTGGAAAATTGACCATGCCACGATGAAACGAAATAGGGTATCAAACTATATAGCAGGATACAAGTTTAGCGCTCTTCGTCAACTTCCacaaaacataatcattttcataatttcttccCATTATAAGTACGCTGGATAGGAGCATTTCATTCTGATAAACAAATTCGACAATACGTTAATTTGTTCAGTTGCAGTCTGAATGAGTAGAACTGTTTATACATATAAGTATGCACTGTCAAGGATTGGTTTTAACAAGCAGGGGTGAGACGAAATATCACCTCTCTGTAACAAGAGAGACTACACATATTCACACAGTGCACTGTCAATGGACAAAGTTCGAGAGgcactttttgtattttgtttttttcttctgccgCACCTACTTTATGAAATTCTCTGCCAGACCCACTGAGAAGTGAGATGCCAATAgacaatttcaaacaaaaactcaaaactTATCTATACAAAATAGCATATTATGATTGTTGAATTTGAACTCATTAATGTAGTAATGTCAGATGTATTGGCAACTATGACCCTTTATGTACgtataagaaataattattgtatagagtaatatattgtatttggtaaattgtaatttttgttttatattttgtattgaggtataatttgtttgtaaagcgcattgaaaatcttttcaagtctgaaatgcgctatataagaatttgttattatcattattattattattattattattattattattattattattattattattattattattattattattattattatcatcatcatcatcatcatcatcatcaccatcatcatcattatcattattattattattacttgtaGGGCATACTGTCGTTACACCGGGCCGGCAAGGGTCTATCCAATCATATAAGGTACATTAGTTGTGTTCATTGCAGGTGATGAAATCTTCATCTTCTGTTCAAGGGGATCACacacaccatggagctacaacagGACATGAACAAACTTTGATGGGTGACCTATGTACACAGTATCCGAGGACATCCAGTCATTGGTCGGGTATACGATTAGATAATACGCATTATATTGATAAGGGGTGTTGATTCCAATCATAAGTGTAATGAGAAAATACTCACGCCACCGAGAAAATCAATACCAATGGTCGCTTTTTATTATAGTTTGTTTGAAGTTGTCTGAAATCGTTCTACGAAATCTCAAGGTGGCAACGCTCATTTCAAGACTGTGCTCGTAGATATCATCACCCAACCATGATGTGTCcgtccagggaggtgagacgaactcacctccctggtccgtATTTGATTATAGGCCTATGGTTGATCTCAAAAACTATAGCGGGTCTGCGAGAAGCCTGTTTTGCGCTTAAGGCACAGACCGTTCCCATCGAAGCACCACATGGTTTTCAAACAGAAATCAAACGGGATTCCTCGATTCATGCGCTTGCTGGATAAACTTGAATATTGGTAGATTCCTATTCTACCCAACCTAATATTCATTCCCCAAAAGTCGTACTTGGGCCCTGCACATCAGACATTAACGTATCCTGAACATCATGTAGACTGGTGGTAGGCTGAATGCATGGCACTCTTCTGAGGCACCCTTTACGGCTCGAGACTAGCAACCAGGGTAACGATccaaaaatctgaaatcataGACACTTGTTGACATTTCAAACATTCTGATCCAATTTTTATTGTTCTCATCGCCCCGGTGGAGAGCATGAGCGGGGTTGTAAGACAATACGTCAGGTAGGTAATGGGTCATAGCTTGTCGGGTTGCCATAAAAAACAGGCGGACATAGGGATTACGAGTTCAAGAAAGACAGGCTCACTCAACAACGAATTTGCCTATTTTGTCTCCGTCTAAACACCATTTATTCTCTTTCGTCCACAATATGACATTACAGTCGTTGCACTTACCAACTCGCTAAATTCTTTAGATTGAGACGAGGGGCAAATCAAAAAttagattgaaaatctcaatctAAAGATTTAGAACTAAATCTCTTTTCTCACTCTTATTTTGGATTTGTCCTTAACCAAAATCTTATAGATTGATTTCCAATGTAAGGAATTTAGAGAGAGCAAATATTCAGGGGAATCATGAAGGTAAACATAAAACCAAGCAAACACCCAGCCCTCACACAGAACTTGAACTGTTGCACAGAAGTATAATGTCCATGACTATTTCATGTTAATTACGAGCTCGTGTAACGAAACTAGATTATGTCCGGTTTACTATGCTACATACGGAACTGTCAACAAATCACTATTGATGCATGTCAacaagttggttttttttttgttttttttttgttttttttttgagacagcAATGTCTGATTTTAATGTAGGAGTCGACGACAAGCGATATTCACCACTTTCTCTGTGGGTGTGTAGATGATGGGGTCGGAAGAGGGGTCTGTTTACCGTTTTCACTAAAATTCGGTAGTTTTATTGTGTAAGACGGGTTTCATGacatatttcactttctttttcgcTTCTATTTATAACAGATAAGTCTTTGAGAATAAAGAGGCAATCAAAAGGTATTAACGACTTTTTTGAGCGTTGGTGGTttcttcgttgttgttgttatttttttttttttttgattgactgaACAGATCTGTCAGAATAGCTGGTGTTAAGTAGGGAGTGCAGTTACTGTGCCAAATCATCGCATGACTGGTTAGACAGGTCTTCAACCTGCGAATCCCcatatcaaaaatcaaaacaaacgtCTGCTTAACGCTTAGACCTTCGAAGATGGGATGGTGCGGTGCGCAAATTGGCAACCTGCCGAACAATCACAAGGCCACGAGGTGTCAGGCGACTGGTGGTATGTTATATTGAGTTGCGTAACATTCCACGTGGAGTGCTTGTTTTGAAATCGAGAGAACTCCTTACGTCACACAACTCTGAATGTTATCCACTTTCTCATTTCGATGGATGATTAATGGGTTGGGTGTGATATGATCCAAGGCACTTTGATAATCTGGACATTGATTTCACTGATCACACAGATACAACATTCCACCATGAGTAACTTAGACTATCCCTGTAAAAAGTGACTGTTACATTTCATTGGGGAAATTGTGATACGTCTGATATTATATCATGAGCGAAATGTGT
The nucleotide sequence above comes from Diadema setosum chromosome 5, eeDiaSeto1, whole genome shotgun sequence. Encoded proteins:
- the LOC140229188 gene encoding ras-related and estrogen-regulated growth inhibitor-like produces the protein MPENTAKMSSPPPTSNAKSVDIGSLKRKTSLSSITARRNGVVQSSKPLRVIVLGQASVGKTAFTVRFVTRRFIWEYDPTLEMIYRHRAFFPEETAPVDFEILDTAGQEDKTEEKMRWADAFIIVYSIADRCSFDEVMRLKFLCARATSKRSHDPAILIVGNKRDLEYDRIVETDEGEELARSLGCAFLEVSVRESFEEVYNAFEKLMSEYRVRKRTSSTTQKFSLRKKNSVPKMDLDNCPPRPRERSTSFVTPMGLMNRKFDHAVMSDLSDNEIAE